CAACCTCATTCAGAACGCCGCCGAAGCGATGCAGCACCTTCCTCCGGATGAGAAACTCATAACCGTTTCCCTCCGGCAGGATGAGCAGCATATCTATCTGGAAGTATCGGATCGTGGAATCGGGGTGGAGAAAGAGAACCTGACAAGAGTCTTCTCTCACGGGTATACCACCAAAAAGTCCGGGTACGGTTTTGGATTGCATAGCGCCTCAAATTATATGAAGGAGCTGGGAGGGGAGATTTGTGTGAAGAGCGGGGGCCATAACCGCGGATCCACGTTTTCCATGGTGTTCCCGCGACCGGAAAACCGACAAGTTTCCGGCGACTCGCCGGGTGCGCGGGATCGCCCGGATAAGCCGCATTAGGCCGGTATCCGGGCGGAGTGGCTGGATGCGGGTCCGATCAGCCCTTCTGTGCTCCCTGCTGCTTGAGCCATGCAGTCCTGCTCACCGGCCTTGTCATAGGGTAATCCGATCAGCCCTTCTGTGATCCCTGCCGCTTGAGCAGCTCTTCCATGACCTTGCGGTTGCGGCTGTTCCGGATCTTCTTCGCCTCGGGAAGGTACAGGTACTGGATCAGTTCCTCGTAGTGGTCGTTGATCTTGCCGCGCACGATTTTCATGGTGCTGTTCATCATCTTGTTCGCTTCGGTGAACCCCTCGGGCAGAATACCGACCGCCGTAGGCAGCCAGCGGTCGGGGAAATGGTCGCCGAATTCTCCGCCGTCCCGGAACCGGCCGATTTCCCGCTCAATGATATCCAGGGCAAGGTCGACGTCGGCGGCAAGCTCATCATCCGATGAACGGCCGGGCCCGGCAGCCTGCTCCTTGCCCGGGGTACCGCCATACTCGCCTGGTTTCTCCTTTTTCGCGGCTTTGCCGGCCTTCGCGGCAGAGGCGGCCTTCTCCTTGTCAACGGCTCGCCTGAGCGCTTCGGGTGAGGGATAAAGCAGGGCGATGGTGTAGGGGTCCTGGTTGTTGTGGAGCATGATCTGTTCGATGCAGGGGGATTTCTCGGTGAGGGTCTCCTCAATCGACTCCGGACTGTATTTCTCGCCGTCGTGGCCGATCAGCAGACTCTTGAACCGCCCCAGCACATAGAGAAAGCCGTCCTCATCCATATACCCCATGTCGCCGGTGTGGAGCCAGCCGTTTCGGATGGTTTCACGGGTAGCCTGGGGATTCTTCCAGTACCCTTTCATGACATTTTCACCCTTTACGATGATCTCTCCCTTCTCCCCTGGAGGAAGCTCCCGGCCTTCGTCATCGATGATCCTGAGTTCAAGGGGCCTGACCAGGTGGCCGGAGGATCCCAGCTTGTGCCGGTCCAGTGAGTTCGACGATATGATGGGAGTGGCTTCCGAAAGTCCGTACCCCTGCATCATCGGCATCCCCAGAGCATAAAAGAAGCGCTGCAGTTCAATATCCAGCAAAGCGCCGCCACCGATGAAGAAGCGCAGCTCGCCCCCGAAATTCTCCCGGATCTTGCTGAACAGGATCTTGTCGTAGAGAAACAGCTTGGAGCGGCTGAGCAGATCCCGCTTGTTTTTATTGTACCCCTCCCGGTTGTAGCGGTAGGCCGTGCGGAGGGCGTCGTCAAACAGCCGCTGGATCAACGGACCCTTTGTGCGGATGGCCGCCTCGATGTTCTTCCGGAAACTTTTGGCCAGAGCGGGGACGCTCAGCAGCAGATTGGGTTTAAATTCCCTGATATTCTTCGGGATGTTGCGCAGGGTCTCCATGGCGGTCTTGCCCGCCTGGACCATGCCGATGCTGGCCCCTTTCGCCATGAAGGAGTAAATGCCGGCGGTATGGGCGAACGAGTGATCCAGCGGCAGGATGAGCAGGGTGCGGTAGGTGGGAGGGATGTCCATGAGCGTGAGCGCCTGCTCGACATTGGCGGTATAGTTGCGGTGGGTGAGGATGATGCCCTTGGGATCGGCGGTGGTTCCGGAGGTGTAGGAGATGTTGGCGGGATCGTCCGGCTGCACGGCATCCTTGCGCTTCAGAAACGCCTCCCGGTTCTTCTTCAGAAACTTGCGGCCCATCTGAACCACCTGGTTTTTGCTGATCTCGTCTTCGGCGTATTGTTCTTTGGAATCCAGCAGGATAATGCGCTGCAGCTGAGGAAGATTCTCGCGAATGGAGGTGATTTTCTGAGCCTGATTTTCGGAGACGATCAGTACGGTGGCGTCGGAGTGGAACAGGCGGAACTGAAGCTCAACGGGCGAGAGCTTGACCGAGAGCGGCACATTGACTGCGCCGTTGAAGAGGATCGCCAGTTCACTGACCACCCAGTCGTTACGCCCCTCCGAGAGCAGGGCGACCCGCTCGCCGGGCTCGATGCCAAGGGACATCAGTCCGGCCCCGAAATCATATACCTGTTCCAGGGTCTCACGATACGTGGTGGGACGGTAGGTGTCGTCTGTCTTCGAATCGGAATCCTGCCCGGTATCGGTGGCACGTATGCGCGGTTTTTCCCACATATAGGGACGATCGGCGTGTTCTTCAACAAGCGCTTCTACAAAACGTACGAGGGTCTGCATGGCAACAGGAGTTAATAATGGATAATAGTGGCTCTGCCGGATGATTCCGGTTCTGCGAAATACTTTTTGTTCTGTCGGATAATATCAGAGAAAACCAAAAGCATCTCAAATTCAAAAATGATCTCCGAATAGCACTTGCCGGCACCGTTTCCGCTGTAAGAACCGGAGGCTGCGCTGCTCTGTATGTTGTCGTCAATCTCACTTGATGATGTGTGTTTCTTGATGAACAGGGTGGCAGTCTGTGACAGGGCTGTTATCCTATCAATACATTTCGGGAAGTGTCGGGAGCAGAGAGACAGGTGCCATGCTTTTGCCTATCGGCCGTGAATGACATCAATCACCTTCATATTGGCAACCGCGTCTTCAAGCGGGATGGGTACCGCTGTGTCATGAATGATGGATTTTGCGAAGCGGTCTGCCATAATCGTGTAATGATTTGCCGGAGGGAAGGATTCGGTGCGGGTTTGGTCACTGGTGACCAGGGTGAGCTCCGACTCTTTTTCGAGGTCGGGGGTGAACGGCCACTCCAGATGGATATGTCCTTTTGTGCCGAATATTTTCATGTACTGGTACGCCGGGCTGCGCATGGTGCAGCTGAACACCGCTGTGCCGGTTCCGAAATCGAGCAGGCCGGAGGCCAGCCGGTCCACACCAAAGCCCGGTTCGGTTTCCGTCACGCCGGAGACGTTGCCCGGTTCACATCCGAACAGGTACCGGGCACTGTTGATGCAATAGCAGCCGATGTCCATGAGTCCGCCGCCGCCCATGCCGGGCTGGTTGCGGATATCCTCCGGATTGTCGTTGTAGTAGGAAAAAAAAGAATGGATGGTTTTGAGATCGCCGATGCTGCCGTCAAGTACCAGCTGCCGGACACGGTCCCAGCGGGGCTGGAACCGGTACATGAAGGCCTCCATCACCTTCAGCGCGGGGTAGTCGCGGGTGGCATCCAGCAGCATTTGGCCCTCGCGGGCATCCATCGACAGGGGCTTTTCGCAGAGAACATGGATACCGGCTTCCATGGCACTGATACTGAGCGGGACATGGAGGTGGTTGGGCAGCGGGTTGTAAATCGCGTCAATATCCGGGTCTTCCAGAAGCGCCTCATAGGAGTCATAGTGCTTGGGGATCCCCAGGCGCCGGGCGGCGGATTCCGCTTTTTCCCCGTCGCGTGAGGCAATGGCGGTGACTCTGCATCGACTCGATCTTTTCATGGCGGGAATCACCATGTTCGTTCCGATTTGCGCAGTGCTTAGAATTCCGATGCGGATGAAGTCCATAGCTCAGATGGTTGGGGTGGGAAGGGGTTGCCGGTGATTGTGATTTCTGACGGATGGCCACTGATATGCATGTCTACTTGCCGGGCCTGTATGGCAATATATTCGAAATCTTTCGCCGATTGAAATGGAAAAGGGAGGGGGCAGAACCGGTAGAACCGGCTGAATTGGCAAGCTTGGCAGAACCTGCAAAACAGGCAGGAATAATTGCACAGTTTTGCAGGCACATGCGGGGGAAAGCGAATGCCGTTCTGGTATAAATTGACTATATTGCGCCGAATATGCCGCACGTAAACGGCCGGAGATACAGCCTATGCTTATTGGAACCAACCTGCAGTATGCCAATTCCTACAACAACCGAATCATACTGGAAACGATTCGATTGTACGGACCCCTTTCGCGGGTCGGCATAGCAAAGCGAACCCAGCTGACGGCCCAGACCGTTACCAATATCACCAAGAAGCTGATGAAGGCGGGATTGGTGATCGAGGACTCCAGAGAGTCGGTCGGACCCGGAGCCCCTTCCATTTTGCTGAAAGTCAATGAAAAGGCGGGCTACTCTGTTGGTATCGATTTTGACAAGGATCACCTGACCGTCATACTGGTCGACTTTAACGGGAGAATCTGCCAGAAGAAGACCGCCGCCCTCAGACTTCCCGAACCGATGGAATCCATCGAGTTGATGAGCGCTTTTGTCCGGGATATTATCAGTGAAGAGGGCATTGACCGGGACTTGATTCTGGGTGTCGGCCTCGGATTTCCGGGCCCGCTTTCGGTGAGCGAACAGGAGGACTCCACCCGCGTGATGAATCCCGAAGCGTTTCCCGGCTGGGAGAATGTCCCGATCATCAGAGAGCTGGAAAAACGTCTCCATATGCCGATTCTGCTTGAAAACAACGCGTCGGCCGCCGCAATCGGCGAGCACTGGTACGGCGACGGCAAACACATCGACTCCTTTTTTTACATCTATTTCGGCGCCGGACTTGGCGGGGGGATTGTGATCAACGGCCAGCTCTATTCCGGTTACAGCACTAACGCCGGCGAGCTGGGCTATTTCCCGACATCGGCGTTTCTGGAATCCGGTAAGGAGTATGAATACGATCACCTGGGCGGTTTTTTCGATATGCCGCGCCTCCAGAAGAAAATGCGCAAAAAAGGGTACGATGTGCACAGCATGTCGGAACTGGGGACCTTATACGAACGGGAGCCGCAGGTGCTGGATGAATGGATCACCTCGGGCGCACGGTCGCTGGTTCCTCTCATCCTTGGTATCGACTATCTGCTTGATCCCGAAGCCATATTCCTGGGCGGAAGGATGCCCGATTCCATCCTGCGATCGCTGCTGGACAAGCTCCAGGAACTTCTGCCGCCATCCCGGATCGAACGTACGCTGGAGCAGCCCCGCTTCCGGATCGCCTCGGCCGGGATCGATGCCGCCGCCCTTGGTGTGGCATCCCTGCCGCTTTACTCCTCGTTCGCACCCCAACACCGCCTGCTGATGCAGGAAATGCGCCAGGCACGATAGCCTTACAACAAATCGTCCGGTAATTCGCCCGGCCACCGGACCCGGCACGTGCCGCCCTGGCAGGTGTAGCCCTGGCAGGCGCTGCCCGATTGAATCACCACGCTCTCGATTCGCCTGTTTCTGCCGCATTCAGGGCTTGAAATAGAAATTCAAGGTTGTAATTAACCAATCAAATTGATTAATTAGGTCCAAACCTTCACCCGTCATCAGAAAGCAACGATGTCACTTTCATTTGGATCAAAAAACAGTTTCAGGGAAAAGCTGGCGGAACTTGAGCGCCGGCACGATCAGCTCATTACCAGGAAGAACGAACCGGAAGACAGTTATAACGGGATTTACCGGCGCTATCGCCATCCCGTACTAACGGCCGATCACACGCCGCTTTTCTGGCGCTATGACCTCAACCCCGAGAGTAATCCCAACCTCATGGAGCGCATGG
The Balneolales bacterium ANBcel1 DNA segment above includes these coding regions:
- a CDS encoding AMP-binding protein; the protein is MQTLVRFVEALVEEHADRPYMWEKPRIRATDTGQDSDSKTDDTYRPTTYRETLEQVYDFGAGLMSLGIEPGERVALLSEGRNDWVVSELAILFNGAVNVPLSVKLSPVELQFRLFHSDATVLIVSENQAQKITSIRENLPQLQRIILLDSKEQYAEDEISKNQVVQMGRKFLKKNREAFLKRKDAVQPDDPANISYTSGTTADPKGIILTHRNYTANVEQALTLMDIPPTYRTLLILPLDHSFAHTAGIYSFMAKGASIGMVQAGKTAMETLRNIPKNIREFKPNLLLSVPALAKSFRKNIEAAIRTKGPLIQRLFDDALRTAYRYNREGYNKNKRDLLSRSKLFLYDKILFSKIRENFGGELRFFIGGGALLDIELQRFFYALGMPMMQGYGLSEATPIISSNSLDRHKLGSSGHLVRPLELRIIDDEGRELPPGEKGEIIVKGENVMKGYWKNPQATRETIRNGWLHTGDMGYMDEDGFLYVLGRFKSLLIGHDGEKYSPESIEETLTEKSPCIEQIMLHNNQDPYTIALLYPSPEALRRAVDKEKAASAAKAGKAAKKEKPGEYGGTPGKEQAAGPGRSSDDELAADVDLALDIIEREIGRFRDGGEFGDHFPDRWLPTAVGILPEGFTEANKMMNSTMKIVRGKINDHYEELIQYLYLPEAKKIRNSRNRKVMEELLKRQGSQKG
- a CDS encoding Gfo/Idh/MocA family oxidoreductase, with amino-acid sequence MDFIRIGILSTAQIGTNMVIPAMKRSSRCRVTAIASRDGEKAESAARRLGIPKHYDSYEALLEDPDIDAIYNPLPNHLHVPLSISAMEAGIHVLCEKPLSMDAREGQMLLDATRDYPALKVMEAFMYRFQPRWDRVRQLVLDGSIGDLKTIHSFFSYYNDNPEDIRNQPGMGGGGLMDIGCYCINSARYLFGCEPGNVSGVTETEPGFGVDRLASGLLDFGTGTAVFSCTMRSPAYQYMKIFGTKGHIHLEWPFTPDLEKESELTLVTSDQTRTESFPPANHYTIMADRFAKSIIHDTAVPIPLEDAVANMKVIDVIHGR
- a CDS encoding ROK family transcriptional regulator, yielding MLIGTNLQYANSYNNRIILETIRLYGPLSRVGIAKRTQLTAQTVTNITKKLMKAGLVIEDSRESVGPGAPSILLKVNEKAGYSVGIDFDKDHLTVILVDFNGRICQKKTAALRLPEPMESIELMSAFVRDIISEEGIDRDLILGVGLGFPGPLSVSEQEDSTRVMNPEAFPGWENVPIIRELEKRLHMPILLENNASAAAIGEHWYGDGKHIDSFFYIYFGAGLGGGIVINGQLYSGYSTNAGELGYFPTSAFLESGKEYEYDHLGGFFDMPRLQKKMRKKGYDVHSMSELGTLYEREPQVLDEWITSGARSLVPLILGIDYLLDPEAIFLGGRMPDSILRSLLDKLQELLPPSRIERTLEQPRFRIASAGIDAAALGVASLPLYSSFAPQHRLLMQEMRQAR